In a single window of the bacterium genome:
- a CDS encoding SIS domain-containing protein, giving the protein MIPTALGGGHAQPAGDMLTSALERTTHPFLMWEGVASVPATLRGTLRPERRGEVGRAAEALDGVQAVHLVGCGTSYFSAIAATYVFPKIAGVPAVAHDAFEFAAYPPAALDRAGLIAISHTGGTESVMAALSTARQRGAVTIGLTDVPWSPIAEAATCTILGEGGREPALPKTRSYVASLLKHYLLAVEMAARRERNADAYRRALDVSPETARQILDESAAQAQRLGAGAREWPRVFVIGAGPNLATAYEGALKLQETAHVPAHAWELEEAMHGPWVSIDSGDLVILLALQGPAYSKATGFAAALGEIGAQVWVITDAADGLPRVAHVTRLALAVPECLTPLYAVLPLYQFAYHAALTRGVRPDAMRLDDKRYLAARLALPR; this is encoded by the coding sequence GTGATACCCACTGCACTGGGCGGGGGGCACGCGCAGCCGGCGGGGGACATGCTCACCTCCGCGCTCGAGCGGACCACCCATCCGTTTCTGATGTGGGAGGGCGTGGCCAGCGTTCCGGCGACGCTGCGCGGCACGCTGAGGCCGGAACGGCGGGGGGAGGTCGGACGCGCCGCGGAAGCGCTCGACGGCGTCCAAGCGGTGCATCTCGTCGGCTGCGGGACCTCCTATTTCTCCGCGATCGCTGCGACCTACGTCTTCCCGAAGATCGCCGGCGTCCCGGCAGTGGCGCACGACGCGTTCGAGTTTGCGGCATATCCTCCGGCGGCCCTCGACCGGGCCGGCCTCATCGCCATCTCGCACACCGGGGGGACCGAGTCCGTCATGGCCGCGCTGTCGACGGCGCGACAGCGCGGCGCGGTCACGATCGGCCTGACCGACGTGCCGTGGTCGCCGATCGCGGAGGCCGCGACGTGCACGATTCTGGGGGAGGGCGGGCGCGAGCCCGCCCTCCCGAAGACCCGCAGTTACGTCGCCTCCTTGTTGAAGCACTACCTGCTGGCCGTGGAGATGGCGGCCCGCCGGGAACGCAACGCCGACGCGTACCGGCGGGCCCTCGACGTGTCGCCCGAGACGGCCCGGCAGATCCTCGACGAGTCCGCGGCGCAGGCCCAGCGGCTCGGCGCGGGCGCGCGGGAGTGGCCTCGGGTGTTCGTCATCGGGGCCGGACCGAACCTCGCGACCGCGTACGAGGGCGCGTTGAAGCTGCAGGAGACGGCGCACGTCCCGGCGCACGCGTGGGAGCTCGAAGAGGCGATGCACGGGCCCTGGGTCTCGATCGATTCCGGCGACCTGGTCATCCTGCTCGCGCTGCAGGGGCCGGCCTACTCGAAGGCCACCGGGTTCGCCGCGGCGCTCGGGGAAATCGGCGCGCAGGTCTGGGTGATCACGGACGCGGCCGACGGCCTTCCCCGCGTGGCGCACGTCACGCGGCTCGCGCTCGCGGTGCCGGAGTGCCTGACGCCGCTGTACGCCGTGCTGCCGCTCTACCAGTTCGCATACCACGCGGCGCTCACCCGCGGCGTCCGGCCCGACGCGATGCGGCTCGACGACAAGCGCTATCTTGCGGCGCGCCTCGCGCTGCCCAGGTAG
- a CDS encoding PTS sugar transporter subunit IIB, whose translation MKIALVRVDDRLIHGQVVLGWVRMVGATRIVVADDDVAKDEMQKTLMQFAAPPGVQTSILPVDEAGAALAHDGFPDDTVMVLARGPRELLRLMAAGVPLTKVNVGNVRAAPGRERLTKEVAADPDDLAAWQALDAAGAALEAVWIPGGAVTDFNRVVRARAKV comes from the coding sequence GTGAAGATCGCGCTCGTGCGGGTGGACGACCGGCTGATTCACGGGCAGGTCGTGCTGGGATGGGTCCGCATGGTCGGTGCGACGCGCATCGTCGTGGCGGACGATGACGTGGCGAAAGACGAGATGCAGAAGACCCTGATGCAGTTCGCGGCGCCCCCGGGCGTGCAGACGTCCATTCTGCCGGTGGACGAGGCGGGGGCGGCGCTGGCGCACGACGGGTTTCCGGACGACACCGTGATGGTGCTCGCGCGCGGCCCCCGGGAATTGCTGCGGCTCATGGCGGCGGGCGTGCCGCTGACCAAGGTCAACGTGGGGAACGTGCGGGCGGCCCCGGGCCGGGAGCGGCTGACGAAGGAGGTCGCCGCGGACCCCGACGATCTCGCCGCATGGCAGGCGCTGGACGCGGCGGGCGCGGCGCTCGAGGCCGTATGGATCCCCGGCGGCGCCGTAACGGACTTTAATCGCGTCGTCCGGGCCCGCGCCAAGGTATGA